The nucleotide sequence agaaatccaggtgtattccattaggattttaaatgagtttataacattttagatgtattcaattagaaattgattttaaagaatttgataaagttgaggaattagagggaatttgagagatttcgtagtatattttaaacatccacaaatctcacctctccccatgagattttgagataattgaatcaaaattttttatagaatatctacaaatcaattaaacttcataaaaatccattaaaatctttcAAATTCTCAATTAAATGCACCCTCCTAAGAAAAAAACATTAACCTTTGTTCTCCACAATTTGTCCATAATATGGGTTCGTATTATCCAATTTAGAAATGTTAACTACCTTCTATTTGCCTTTTTCTTCTTACCTTTTCCACTATTATCTTGCCACATGAACTCCACTTGCAGTTCAATCTAAGAAATTAATTCTCTAAAAACGTGTCAATTAGTCATATAGTCTAACAGTATTTCTTTTCacttaaaattaaaagaatttaAGTTCAATTTACgctaaaaatgaatttaaacaacaTTATGATGGCTAGCGCTTAGCTCACTCTCATATTCCTTAGTGTTCATACAAtcatttgttgaaaaaaaaaatcctaaaaacaaaaattatatttttccaGATATAACTTTATTCACAAccttacaaataaaaataaagagtaaggttaagaaaattaaatttatagataaaatttAGAAACTAAATTATATGTCATAAGAATAAACACGTTTATCGTTTAAGTCATAATATAATCATTAACttccatatcatttaatttacaaaattttatttattattttattatccaaaaataaaataacatccTGGAGCCCACCACCTATATCTCTTTTAACTCTCACCCCAACCTGAACGTCTGTTCACTTTCCACATGGACAGCAGCCTATAGAAGACAAGCGGTGGCCCttgaaaatgaaagaaagacGTAGGCAAAACCATCACAAAGACGATGAAGGATGCATGTACGGAAAGCCTAAAGGGTAAATCTGCGGTCACGAAAATAgacaaggattgtttgccctcccatTTTCGATGCCCtactattttgtgtggtcacggttaaactacattaatattttatattgtttttttttataaagatgataagacaaaaataaatagtaatataaaataataacattatTTAACCATGATCACACAAACAAAAGGACACGGAAAGACATCGAAAATGGAAGGGCAAACAATTATTGTCCCACGAAAATATGGTCTTGTTGAAGGCCATGATCCAAGGGTCGCAGATCTCACTCTAGACGTCATGGTCTTGCCAAAAGTCAAACTTACTTCAATGTTTATGTGCATTCACTAATCACTTCCCATACAAACTTTGTTTATTTGGTTGGTCTGATTACATGTTATCTGTTATAAATAGGTAAAATTTAGAAAGATAACCTTTACAAGGGACAAGAACGAAGCAGTTGCAAAATATTATACCAACACAAGCTATTGCAGAtgaagtaatgtatattattgctattagttgtttttctcttccaagtctaatttgatcaaatgtaatgctctatttatagagcaacctCATAGGAAACAAACAAATGACACTATTAAACTTGTGAAAGAGTTACTATatacatgtgggcaaacatacccattaTTTTACAACATTATCAATTAGTAATTTGTCATtttggaaactttaacgaaaaactcatggtactgtttactttaacgaaaaatcacatttttacactaaaaagtcaaacatgatactattcactttaccctttattttgtccttatcgttaaaactcaaagtttttaaacttttttcattaattttccttttataaTTATTGGTATTATTGGTTTTGTTATTGAAAATTTGTGACAAAAGTAACTGACAATGTGAGTGTGACGTCAATTTTATTGATTGAATTTGCTTTGGACTGAAGCTTTTCTCCCATGAAACAAAGTAAAATGTCAACCTCCCTCCCTCTCACATCAAGTGAAGCGTTACATGATGATAGAGATAGACGTGTGAGGGCTAATTCAATCTTTATCTCTCTCGTCATGTGAGGTGCACATGACAAGGGAGGCAAATGGACGTGATGCACACACGCAACATGTAAAGTTACTTCTTGTATCCAAGCTGGTGTTAAATGACGAGGTGGTTAGATAGACGTGCTGTGCACGCATTATCATCCATGGCAAGAAATTTATAATGAGGAATATGCAGTACATGAACACCTATTTTGGGAAAGCTCTGGAGAAAACTTCTCTAAACTTACTGTAAAAGCTCTGCTTGAATTTACAAAGGAAGTGGTTCGGCAAAAAATGGAGCCTTAACCTTGAGAACAAGAAATAGCAACTACACAAAAATACTAATTTTACAGCCTTATCAATAAATTTGAACTTGCTAAAAACCTGCCGGTTCtccaaacaaacaagagggaaatTTTCGACctagagaaaagaaagagacgATGGAAAATTGCGCACTTACGAGATGATAACGCTATGTCCTAGTATAGaccttgattttgtttttccttcCAAGAGCTTTGGCTGGTACCTGTACATGAAATCATTTTGATTTTTCATGGTTGTATGTGACTGAAGGAATGCAATTGATTTCTTCATTTGACACCCAAATGCTCGAGAGATGTATCAATATTTCTGCCTTCTAAATTTCAAGTGTACCTGACAAAAGAATGCATGAATGGTAAAGCAAATGTTGGAAAACACATTAAGCAGAAGCAAAAGCACATTTAAGTCCTTGGACAACATACGTACTGTGTAATTTTTCATTTGAAGTTAGGGAACAGACTGATTTCTGAAAGCTGCACCAATTTTTCGCAGTTCTCGCAGCTGCTGAGCTATCTCTTGAATAAACTGCAGCCCTTCCTGTCCATTTTGAAGAGAGTAAAGCATGTGCTCAAGAAAATCATGATCAGTCTCGAGTGCCTCCAACCTGTCATTAAGGTCTGAGATTTCGTTTTCCAGAACAACCAAATCTGAATCTTTTTCCTCTTCACAGTCTGAGCTATCGGAATGAATTGGTCCCTCTTGAGGAGCAGCACTTCCGTTAGATATGTGTAAATCATTCGGTGTCAGCACAACTTCCTCTTCAATCTGACCATTTAATAGAAGCCTAAATTTTCTAGGCGTCTCTACTTGATCTGGTCCATCATATGTATGCTTTCTAGAATGCCCACCGTTAGGCATGCTGGTAGAAGCCCCATTACAGGAAATCTCGGAAAGCTTCCTCTCCAAGCTCTTCAAACAATTTGAAATGTACAACTTTTCATCTTCAAATTCTAAAAGTGTTGTCTCAGAAAAAAGGCGTTCATTGCTAGCTTTAGGTACCTCAGTAACTGTTGAGTTACCAGTAACTTTGACATCACTTTTTACACCGGGAACAACAGTACTCTCCACTGTGTCAATCTCACCTTTCAAATTACAACTTTTTCCCTGCAATACTGGGAATGCTGGCAATTCCGGCATTGGCATACTCTCCATTGTTGATTCATCTGGGATATCGAAGTTAGAAAATTCTAGCTCTGCTTCCAAGTCCTGTATATGTTTCTCCTTTTCAGCTAGGAGATCATTGGCCTTTTCAAGTGCATCTACATCAAACTCAGCCTGCTCTTCCATCATTCTTAAGTACTGAAGGGCCTCCATATGGATTGCAGCTTTCTCTTCTTGTAGCTTTGTGATCATGGCCATTGCCTGATTTGCAGCAATTTCAGCGGCATTCCTTTCTTCGTCTAGTTCCTTAAACAACTCCTTTAAGCTTTTTCTATAATAATCAACCTGTCGTTTTAACCGATCAACAATACTTTCACCTTCAATTTCACTGACATATCCTCCATCCAGAGATTCTACTGACCATGATGTTTTAAGCCCCAGATTTGGATTAGAATTGGAAGCATCAGTTACCTGCTtttcatcaccaccaccacgtACCCCTGAAATTGTATTATTTGATGATAAACTACAGTTGTGAGCAGAAGAGTTGGAAGCATCTGGTACCGGCTTTTCATCACCAGCACCACATACCGCTGAAATTGTATTATTTGATGATAAATTACTCTCCTGAGCAGAAGATTTGGAAGCATCAGTTACCAGTGTTTTATCACCAACACCAAGTACCGCTGAACTTGTTTTATGTGATGATAAATTACTCTCCTGAGCAGAAGAATTGGAAGCATCAGCTACCGGTTTTTCATCACCAACACCTTGTACCCCTGTAATTGTATTATTTGATGATAAATTTGTCTCCTGAGCAGAAGAACTTTGTGAGTGCGCTGGTTTCACTTCCCCATCAACTCTATCAAGTACCTTCACTGGAGGTTGTTCTTTAATAGAATCTCCTTCCTTACCAATGCCTGCTGACTCAGACACAGCATTTCCATTAGTATGATTTGGCTTAGTAAGATCTGGATCGTTGATGATAAGATCAGTTTTAATAGGTGCTCCATCTGTTGCACTTATAGACCTCAAAAGCTCATCGTTTTTACTGATGGATGCATCTCCAAAGTCACTTGTCCCAGTAAAACCTGCTAAATAATTTCAAAAGAGGATCAATGTAATAAGTAATAAGCTCATATAACTCGGATGAACTGGAATCCGAAAAGTGGAAAGTTGAGCTTACCCTTTTCAACAACATTAAATGATGGAGGGATATCATCCAGTGAAATAAGCTCAGGGAATGCATAAGGGATGGAATTCTGACTCGCTTGCTGCCAGTTAAGTTCATCCAAGCCATTCTCTGAAGCAACATTCGAACCTAAGAATTTTATATCAGACCTCTTGCTACCATCTGGCTGCACACTTGGAACAGAAAGTGAAGGCTTATGGTTGGTGGTAATGTTGCTCTGCTTTGCTGGATTCAAACCATTTGGCTGTGCTTTGAATGGTTTTTCTGAAGCATATTGATCTACTAAAGCTTCCTTCTGATGCTCCTCATTTCCAATAATTATGCTTCTACCACCGTCTTCATCAGAAAATGGAATCTCAGAATCGGTATCAGAACTAATCTTCAACTCAGTGTATCCTACATGTGACAAGGGATCCCTGCCAAGTTTTCCAGCACGACGAGTGGAGTCAGTATCAGAACTAATCCTCAACTTAGTGTATCCTACATGTGGTAAGGGATCCCAGCTAAAATTTCCAGGACGAAGAGTGGAGTCAGTATCAGAACTAATCCTTAACTCTCTGTGTCCTCTATGTGGCAAGGGATCCCAGCCAGGTTTTCCAGGACGACAAGTAGTTACTGATCCAGAAGTTTTATCCCTGGTCTTCTTTGAACCATCCCTACGAGGTATACGACTACGGCTTGAAAAACGTGGCAAAGGGATATTAGGTTTGGAAGCAGATGATTTTCGTTGTAGTCCACGAGCATTTTCTCTAGGTCTACAAGGCCTACTGCAACAAGAGCATGTCCTTGCACCCACAGAACTATGGACAAACTTTCTGTTCTGCATGGACCTCCTTGAACTGGAACTTCCAATATCAGAATCCGATTTACCACCCGAAAGCATGTGTTTTTCGGGGTTGGACTTGCCCTTTTTGGTGTATGACTTGAGGCAATCTTCACACATTCCACTGCGATCGTGCTTACCATAAATTTGACAAGAGAACCATGATGAGAACTCAGATACGTGGTTGCTGCAAAGTAGATCCTGATAAAGTTGAGGTTTTTCACTACCTATAACATGCTCAAACCTGGAGCAAAAGATGCAAGGCTTTTGCAAATTGCAATAGTCTGCAAATTTAGTCAGCAGATAGGATAATAGTCCGTCAACAAGCAGAAGAAAGATCAATACCCATTCACATGCTGCAGATGTTAGAATGGTTACAAACCCCTCTAAGTTCTTCTGCACATGTACAGATGGATTTCCCTTTGCTGCCATCTGCCTACCAATTGCTCTACAATCTCATGACCTTCCAGTTACAAAAACTCGAGGAAATCACTGGTTGATCAAGGTAATAGCTGCTCCTATCCACCCAAATCAGAATTAAGCATCCCATCTTCAATCACCAGcccaagaaaagaaacaaatgaaGCAATTAGGCACATCAAACcataattatcaaatcacaGTACTGCAGCTAAGCTAGAAACAGTACCAGatgaaattaaaaacataaaataaattcaATGCAGACAGATGTGAGTTAGGACAGTTTTAGAGCCCGAGTTCAAATCCCCGCCCCAAAGATCAGAGTAATTCAGAATACCGCATTGaacgaaaaataaataataaatagatAAATCACACATAAATTGTGCATCA is from Malus sylvestris chromosome 5, drMalSylv7.2, whole genome shotgun sequence and encodes:
- the LOC126624811 gene encoding probable myosin-binding protein 4 isoform X1 codes for the protein MAAKGNPSVHVQKNLEGFVTILTSAACEWVLIFLLLVDGLLSYLLTKFADYCNLQKPCIFCSRFEHVIGSEKPQLYQDLLCSNHVSEFSSWFSCQIYGKHDRSGMCEDCLKSYTKKGKSNPEKHMLSGGKSDSDIGSSSSRRSMQNRKFVHSSVGARTCSCCSRPCRPRENARGLQRKSSASKPNIPLPRFSSRSRIPRRDGSKKTRDKTSGSVTTCRPGKPGWDPLPHRGHRELRISSDTDSTLRPGNFSWDPLPHVGYTKLRISSDTDSTRRAGKLGRDPLSHVGYTELKISSDTDSEIPFSDEDGGRSIIIGNEEHQKEALVDQYASEKPFKAQPNGLNPAKQSNITTNHKPSLSVPSVQPDGSKRSDIKFLGSNVASENGLDELNWQQASQNSIPYAFPELISLDDIPPSFNVVEKAGFTGTSDFGDASISKNDELLRSISATDGAPIKTDLIINDPDLTKPNHTNGNAVSESAGIGKEGDSIKEQPPVKVLDRVDGEVKPAHSQSSSAQETNLSSNNTITGVQGVGDEKPVADASNSSAQESNLSSHKTSSAVLGVGDKTLVTDASKSSAQESNLSSNNTISAVCGAGDEKPVPDASNSSAHNCSLSSNNTISGVRGGGDEKQVTDASNSNPNLGLKTSWSVESLDGGYVSEIEGESIVDRLKRQVDYYRKSLKELFKELDEERNAAEIAANQAMAMITKLQEEKAAIHMEALQYLRMMEEQAEFDVDALEKANDLLAEKEKHIQDLEAELEFSNFDIPDESTMESMPMPELPAFPVLQGKSCNLKGEIDTVESTVVPGVKSDVKVTGNSTVTEVPKASNERLFSETTLLEFEDEKLYISNCLKSLERKLSEISCNGASTSMPNGGHSRKHTYDGPDQVETPRKFRLLLNGQIEEEVVLTPNDLHISNGSAAPQEGPIHSDSSDCEEEKDSDLVVLENEISDLNDRLEALETDHDFLEHMLYSLQNGQEGLQFIQEIAQQLRELRKIGAAFRNQSVP
- the LOC126624811 gene encoding probable myosin-binding protein 4 isoform X2, whose protein sequence is MAAKGNPSVHVQKNLEGFVTILTSAACEWVLIFLLLVDGLLSYLLTKFADYCNLQKPCIFCSRFEHVIGSEKPQLYQDLLCSNHVSEFSSWFSCQIYGKHDRSGMCEDCLKSYTKKGKSNPEKHMLSGGKSDSDIGSSSSRRSMQNRKFVHSSVGARTCSCCSRPCRPRENARGLQRKSSASKPNIPLPRFSSRSRIPRRDGSKKTRDKTSGSVTTCRPGKPGWDPLPHRGHRELRISSDTDSTLRPGNFSWDPLPHVGYTKLRISSDTDSTRRAGKLGRDPLSHVGYTELKISSDTDSEIPFSDEDGGRSIIIGNEEHQKEALVDQYASEKPFKAQPNGLNPAKQSNITTNHKPSLSVPSVQPDGSKRSDIKFLGSNVASENGLDELNWQQASQNSIPYAFPELISLDDIPPSFNVVEKGFTGTSDFGDASISKNDELLRSISATDGAPIKTDLIINDPDLTKPNHTNGNAVSESAGIGKEGDSIKEQPPVKVLDRVDGEVKPAHSQSSSAQETNLSSNNTITGVQGVGDEKPVADASNSSAQESNLSSHKTSSAVLGVGDKTLVTDASKSSAQESNLSSNNTISAVCGAGDEKPVPDASNSSAHNCSLSSNNTISGVRGGGDEKQVTDASNSNPNLGLKTSWSVESLDGGYVSEIEGESIVDRLKRQVDYYRKSLKELFKELDEERNAAEIAANQAMAMITKLQEEKAAIHMEALQYLRMMEEQAEFDVDALEKANDLLAEKEKHIQDLEAELEFSNFDIPDESTMESMPMPELPAFPVLQGKSCNLKGEIDTVESTVVPGVKSDVKVTGNSTVTEVPKASNERLFSETTLLEFEDEKLYISNCLKSLERKLSEISCNGASTSMPNGGHSRKHTYDGPDQVETPRKFRLLLNGQIEEEVVLTPNDLHISNGSAAPQEGPIHSDSSDCEEEKDSDLVVLENEISDLNDRLEALETDHDFLEHMLYSLQNGQEGLQFIQEIAQQLRELRKIGAAFRNQSVP